The Rhododendron vialii isolate Sample 1 chromosome 5a, ASM3025357v1 genome contains a region encoding:
- the LOC131327115 gene encoding uncharacterized protein LOC131327115, with the protein MHAVPDSRQQAAGKSTTRALLLQSLTHPLCPVGETAPVPATELRAITQQQLLTQVMARAIDFETEFPKISNNYLSQEQRHQFFEKLKQVVVIVNTEIPGIAGGAPPTKPMVLRGAGLIIDKNGTILTSAYLVPDDALSIRVRQEVDEDFWEANREGKMPKYDLTILVPKKNVCAFDFATFDEEEGFDIGKEVLSISHTANFMYTLMIGHLACQDHMLARDVEDDPKNVAPLSLDGDLKLMQINNFHGWNNAMGAPVFSSSGGLIGLSTFVWKEFDFAVHLTVLKDFYRSYKKGKGKKK; encoded by the exons ATGCATGCTGTCCCGGACAGCAGGCAGCAGGCAGCAGGCAAATCCACTACAAGAGCTCTTTTACTACAGTCACTAACCCACCCGCTCTGTCCCGTCGGCGAAACAGCTCCGGTGCCGGCGACTGAACTCCGAGCAATCACTCAGCAGCAGCTTCTGACACAG GTAATGGCGAGGGCGATTGATTTTGAAACTGAGTTTCCAAAGATTAGTAATAATTACCTTTCCCAAGAACAAAGACATCAATTCTTCGAAAAACTAAAGCAAGTTGTTGTTATTGTAAATACCGAAATACCTGGAATCGCAGGGGGTGCTCCGCCTACTAAGCCAATGGTTCTTCGTGGTGCCGGGCTGATCATAGATAAAAATGGGACAATACTAACTAGTGCGTATTTGGTTCCAGACGACGCACTATCTATACGTGTCCGCCAGGAAGTTGATGAAGACTTTTGGGAAGCCAATAGAGAGGGGAAAATGCCAAAATATGATTTAACTATTCTTGTGCCGAAGAAGAATGTGTGTGCCTTTGACTTTGCTACATTTGACGAGGAAGAAGGATTCGATATTGGGAAGGAGGTGCTTTCTATTTCTCACACAGCCAATTTTATGTACACACTAATGATAGGTCATCTCGCATGCCAGGATCACATGCTTGCGCGAGACGTGGAGGATGACCCAAAGAACGTTGCTCCATTATCGCTCGACGGTGATTTGAAGCTAATGCAGATTAATAATTTTCATGGATGGAATAATGCAATGGGTGCCCCGGTGTTCAGTTCAAGCGGCGGACTTATCGGACTTTCTACTTTTGTCTGGAAGGAGTTCGACTTTGCCGTACATTTAACCGTTCTAAAGGACTTCTACAGATCTTATAAaaagggaaaggggaaaaaaaagtga